One window of Plasmodium relictum strain SGS1 genome assembly, chromosome: 14 genomic DNA carries:
- the PPM4 gene encoding protein phosphatase PPM4, putative — translation MINNSEKKIRNEKNNLITDKNYTESVDCLQNKSENNCKDEIEKDNIREKHVGENREKCYQSKEEKQKLDDECGENILKKGSHFHIEKLSKENLKKIENKNELYEQNNNSKKSNYEKNMYEKFSEISENNNINKEDHEANRDISFGKYGNNTFQNIIDDKSKKLLLNDTSNMDYKIKRNLTYPDDIKRENKKFKLKQIFQSSYQFNELSMLDNVRSEMKKQTNYEINNNAFQCSKNDNFEMYCQNHTKIFRDTNDNEILKISNNGINKNNNNYPTNDINYNVNNSLSGNMYNKTNQLTIDKDNNSINTPNKMYDANKDNTTNLYIPYEDNTLSSKEHENTEKETSFPSIFEENMDEWFRANEIDDWLVHKFCKWLYNTKDNLYFNIKTQEIYYVRNRKFTKYDSSLQENVNNYSEEMEYSNLINERYISNAENKFKEYYTKGDSSNNKNSINSDTNIKNNNNNNEHNIHNENYLHNNNEKNVDISENLEKVEKNDETIEEFSMVLEDDLVCGTFSKIGEHNRTENEDFFITKDILDLNHVSESDGLCFFSGVFDGHGGSNCARYVMAHLKTNIIAKFRQSFLITCKKKFKEKSAKLNEQSVEIRALYDSCIKGFDMTDKNYIELSKKYDYKDGSTACIVLIYGPDDDGSLKVVCANCGDSGALICHNRKPVKLSLRHKPDLQEERIRILKCGGIIANINGVNRIITKQKDKNSKNKEKTFLALSTSRSFGDVSYKIPRKIVQCKPFISVYTIDFDLDSFLVLATDGILNVLSDNEIIDIVWKNKHKKPEQAAEEVVNEATKRGSIDDKTCTVIFFYWRKDIFNNPLESTNLDTITYDDSKQEDINMFSSTF, via the exons ATGATAAACAATAgcgaaaaaaaaattagaaatgaaaaaaataacctAATAACAGACAAAAACTATACAGAATCAGTAGACTGTTTACAAAATAAATCTGAAAATAATTGTAAAGACGAAAttgaaaaagataatataagAGAGAAACATGTTGGTGAAAATAGAGAGAAATGCTACCAAAGCAAGGAAGAAAAGCAAAAACTTGATGATGAATGTggtgaaaatatattaaaaaaaggttCTCATTTTCATATCGAGAAATTAAGTAAAgaaaatcttaaaaaaattgaaaacaaaaatgaGTTATATgaacaaaataataattcaaaaaaaagtaattatgaaaaaaatatgtatgaaAAATTTTCTGAAATtagtgaaaataataatataaataaggaGGATCATGAAGCAAATAGGGACATAAGTTTTGGTAAATATGGTAACAATacatttcaaaatataattgacgataaatcaaaaaaattgttattaaatGACACATCGAATATggattataaaattaaaagaaatttaacTTATCCTGATGatataaaaagagaaaacaaaaagtttaaattaaaacaaatatttcAATCTTCGTATcaatttaatgaattaagCATGTTAGATAATGTGAGGAGtgaaatgaaaaaacaaACTAATTAcgaaattaataataatgcaTTTCAGTGCTCAAAAAACGACAACTTTGAAATGTATTGTCAAAATCATACTAAAATATTTAGAGATACAAATGATAATgagatattaaaaattagtaataatggaattaataaaaacaataataattatccaacaaatgatataaattataatgtaaataattcACTTAGTGGTaatatgtataataaaaCTAATCAGTTAACTATTGATAAAGACAATAATTCCATAAATACTCCCAATAAAATGTACGATgctaataaagataatacgacaaatttatatattcctTATGAAGATAACACTCTTTCCAGTAAAGAACATGAAAATACAGAAAAAGAAACGAGTTTCCCTTCGAtttttgaagaaaatatGGATGAATGGTTCAGAGCAAATGAAATTGATGATTGGCTTGTTCATAAATTTTGTAAATGGTTATATAATACTAAAGATAATctctattttaatataaaaacacAAGAAATATACTATGTTCGCAATCGTAAATTTACTAAATATGATAGCTCCCTGCaagaaaatgtaaataattaCTCTGAAGAAATGGAATACAGTAATTTAATAAACGAAAGATATATAAGCAATGCTGAgaataaatttaaagaatattataCAAAAGGTGATTCatctaataataaaaattccaTTAATTCAGATacgaatataaaaaataataataacaataatgaaCATAATATACATAATGAGAATTACTTACATaacaataatgaaaaaaatgttgACATTTCAGAAAATTTGGAAAAAGTAGAAAAGAATGATGAAACAATAGAAGAATTTAGTATGGTCTTAGAAGATGATTTGGTATGTGGAACATTCAGTAAAATAGGAGAGCATAATAGAACAGAAAATGaagatttttttataacaaaaGATATATTGGATTTAAATCATGTATCTGAGAGTGATGGCTTATGTTTTTTTAGTGGTGTTTTTGATGGTCATGGAGGTTCTAATTGTGCACGATATGTAATGGCTCacttaaaaacaaatataattgCTAAATTCAGACAATCCTTTTTAATAActtgcaaaaaaaaattcaaagaAAAAAGTGCTAAATTGAATGAACAAAGTGTTGAAATAAGAGCATTATACGATAGCTGTATAAAAGGTTTTGATATGACtgataaaaattacatagaactttctaaaaaatatgattacAAAGATGGCTCAACTGCTTGTATCGTTTTAATATATGGACCAGATGATGATGGTTCATTAAAAGTTGTGTGCGCAAATTGTGGAGATTCAGGCGCTTTGATTTGTCATAATAGGAAACCTGTGAAATTGTCTTTGAGGCATAAACCAGATTTACAAGAAGAAAGAATAAGGATATTGAAATGCGGAGGAATAATTGCAAATATTAATGGGGTTAATAGAATCATTACTAAAcagaaagataaaaatagtaaaaataaagaaaagacATTTTTAGCATTGTCTACATCGAGATCATTTGGCGATGTGTCTTATAAAATTCCAAGAAAAATAGTTCAATGTAAACCTTTTATCAGCGTATATACCATTGATTTTGATCTTGATTCGTTTCTTGTCTTAGCTACTGATGGTATATTAAATGTATTAAGtgataatgaaattattgaTATTGTTTGGAAAAATAAACATAAGAAACCTGAACAAGCAGCAGAAGAAGTAGTAAATGAAGCTACTAAAAGAGGATCTATTGATGATAAAACATGCacagttatatttttttattggaGAAAGGacatttttaataatccATTA gAAAGTACAAACTTAGATACTATAACATATGATGATTCTAAACAAGAg GACATTAACATGTTTTCTTCAACTTTCTAA
- a CDS encoding amidohydrolase, putative, whose amino-acid sequence MRTLIKDAYVWSWCAKTVENLKNNKFNYYNGEFKKRDFLVDNNKIILNFNINDEKDINVLSFKDKYIIPGLADSHMHLAWTSEVNEFCDLSYCQDYNDIKNTLQRYYDKKKKESKNNEYKGAIVGLGYKSFNKEGKTILDRFKLDELFENNRVVILSVCLHFAVLNTKALRHYDLLKYENEGTILENVCYYKNENELKNSNLIRGNSVRILNGIIKELLVQDIYLNLLSENLNELLRIEKIKKLINQLIKTGLTSVQTCDQNVGEIYNKLDLQDLLNMRIFHTEFSNFIFEYLFKYYDINENEANCYKHLLNSLQNDKDRNLVIKKLRERFFFYDNQIRNEESNNSYNNKNERSLFNCDRIKFFCDGSLGGKNCAVYKPFKNASDEINANYGDLTEPLLLSDKLKIVKLLNLRMEMHSIGDRCADFILNEVSDVLKNPDRLIIVHAQLLNKNAIEKIKQLKVLISLQPSFLPSDYNYILSYIDNSYRECSYLCKTLMDNNIIISGGSDSPVEVYSPIKGIFDCMFRQVAHVLPLSFIEAAFTDDILVEKKKELDDNIKNIKSIIENSYDEKERLSFAEALAIYTINPAYLVKAEFFNENNKIKLGAIEEDSCADFVVLDKDISKNSEINLLTCRINQVWVDGKVRYSNLACE is encoded by the coding sequence atgaggACATTAATTAAAGATGCATATGTATGGAGTTGGTGTGCTAAGACAGttgaaaatttgaaaaataataaatttaattattataatggagaatttaaaaaaagagattTTTTAGtggataataataaaataatattaaattttaatataaatgatgaaaaagatataaatgttttaagtttcaaagataaatatattattccAGGTTTAGCTGATTCTCACATGCATTTAGCTTGGACTTCTGAGGTTAATGAATTCTGTGATTTAAGTTATTGCCAAGattataatgatataaaaaatacattacAGAGATATTATGataagaagaaaaaagaaagcaAGAATAATGAATACAAAGGAGCAATAGTAGGATTAGGCTATAAATCATTCAATAAAGAAGGAAAAACAATACTAGATAGGTTTAAATTAGATGAATTATTTGAGAACAATCGTGTAGTTATACTATCTGTTTGTTTACATTTTGCTGTCTTAAATACAAAAGCTTTGAGGCattatgatttattaaaatatgaaaacgAAGGAACTATTTTAGAAAACGTATGCTAttacaaaaatgaaaatgagtTGAAAAATAGCAACTTAATTAGAGGAAATAGTGTTAGAATTTTAAATGGTATtattaaagaattattaGTTCAAGATATTTACTTAAACCTTTTAAGTGagaatttaaatgaattattaagaattgaaaaaataaaaaaattaataaatcagctAATTAAAACAGGATTAACATCTGTTCAAACATGTGACCAGAATGTTGGAGAAATATACAATAAGCTAGATTTACAAGATCTTCTCAATATGAGAATATTTCACACAGAATTTAGTAACTTTATATTTGAATACTTGTTTAAATATTAcgatataaatgaaaatgaagcaAATTGCTATAAACATTTATTAAATAGTTTGCAAAATGACAAAGATAGAAAtcttgtaataaaaaaattaagagaacgttttttcttttatgatAATCAAATTAGAAATGAAGAAAGCAATAAtagttataataataaaaacgaaagAAGTCTATTTAATTGTGATAGaatcaaatttttttgtgATGGAAGTTTGGGTGGAAAAAATTGTGCTGTTTATAAACCATTTAAAAATGCATCAGATGAAATAAATGCAAACTATGGAGACCTTACTGAACCATTACTTTTAtcagataaattaaaaattgtaaaattattaaatttgaGAATGGAAATGCATAGCATAGGAGATAGATGTGctgattttattttaaatgaagttTCAGATGTACTTAAAAATCCTGATAGACTGATCATCGTGCATGcacaattattaaataaaaatgctatagaaaaaataaagcaaTTAAAAGTATTAATTAGCTTACAACCATCATTCTTACCAAGtgattataattatatactaAGTTATATTGATAATTCATACAGAGAATGCTCATATTTATGTAAAACATTAAtggataataatataattatatctGGTGGTAGCGATTCTCCAGTAGAAGTATATTCCCCAATTAAAGGTATTTTTGATTGTATGTTTAGACAAGTAGCACATGTTTTACCATTAAGTTTCATAGAAGCTGCTTTTACTGATGATATATTagttgaaaaaaagaaagaattgGATGATAACataaagaatattaaaaGTATAATTGAGAATTCTtatgatgaaaaagaaagattATCTTTTGCTGAAGCACTGGCCATTTACACCATAAATCCTGCTTACTTAGTTAAAGCAGAATTTttcaatgaaaataataaaataaaattaggtGCAATAGAAGAAGATTCCTGTGCAGATTTTGTTGTACTCGATAAagatatttcaaaaaatagtgaaattaatttattaactTGTAGAATTAACCAAGTTTGGGTTGATGGAAAAGTGAGATATTCCAATTTGGCAtgtgaataa
- the RPT6 gene encoding 26S protease regulatory subunit 8, putative: protein MAAVDMQIRSNGLSEITKKENNKNNPNKNEEEIQSGIKTYYELKIEEYESIINKKLQNKKRLEAQRNELNTRVRELCDEIQYLLEAASYVGEIVKPMGKNKVLVKINPEGKYVVDIARHINISQCTPNTRVALYNDSYKLHKILPSKVDPLVSLMKVEKVPDSTYEMVGGLDQQVKEVKEVIELPVKHPEIFESLGISQPKGVLLYGPPGTGKTLLARAVAHHTDCTFIRVSGSELVQKYIGEGSRMVRELFVMAREHAPSIIFMDEIDSIGSQRIEGEHGDSEVQRTMMELLNQLDGFESTQNIKVIMCTNRIDILDEALLRPGRIDRKIEFPNPNVEARIEILKIHSRKMNLMRGIDMVKIATDMNNCSGAEVKAVCTEAGMFALRERRVHVTQEDFEMAVAKVMKQDAEKNFTLRKLWK, encoded by the coding sequence ATGGCAGCAGTTGATATGCAAATAAGATCAAATGGCCTATCtgaaataacaaaaaaagaaaacaataaaaataatccaAATAAAAATGAGGAAGAAATTCAGTCGGgtattaaaacatattatgaattgaaaatagaagaatatgaatccataataaataaaaaattacaaaataaaaaaagattggAAGCACAAagaaatgaattaaatacaAGGGTTCGGGAATTGTGTGATGAAATTCAATATTTATTAGAAGCTGCTTCTTATGTAGGAGAAATAGTTAAGCCCATGGGAAAGAACAAGGTTTTAGTTAAAATTAATCCAGAAGGAAAATATGTTGTGGATATAGCTCGCCATATTAATATTTCTCAATGTACACCTAATACTAGAGTAGCATTATACAATGACTCAtataaattacataaaatattacCAAGTAAAGTGGATCCACTCGTTTCCTTAATGAAAGTAGAGAAAGTTCCTGACTCTACATATGAAATGGTTGGTGGTTTGGATCAACAAGTAAAAGAAGTGAAAGAAGTCATTGAATTACCTGTGAAACATCCAGAAATATTTGAATCATTAGGAATATCTCAGCCTAAAGGAGTATTATTATATGGACCACCAGGTACTGGGAAGACATTACTAGCAAGAGCTGTTGCACACCATACTGATTGCACTTTTATAAGAGTATCTGGTTCTGAACTTGTTCAGAAATATATTGGAGAAGGTTCTCGCATGGTCAGGGAATTATTTGTAATGGCTAGAGAACATGCACCATCCATTATTTTTATGGATGAAATTGATTCTATTGGAAGCCAAAGGATTGAAGGGGAACATGGAGATTCAGAAGTTCAGAGAACAATGATGGAATTATTAAATCAATTAGACGGTTTTGAATCAAcgcaaaatataaaagtaattATGTGCACAAATCGTATTGATATACTTGATGAAGCTTTATTAAGGCCTGGAAGAATTGATAGAAAAATTGAATTTCCAAATCCAAATGTAGAAGCACGtatagaaattttaaaaattcacaGTAGAAAAATGAACTTAATGAGGGGTATAGATATGGTTAAAATTGCTACAGATATGAATAATTGCTCAGGTGCAGAAGTAAAAGCTGTATGTACAGAGGCAGGAATGTTTGCATTAAGAGAAAGAAGAGTTCATGTTACACAAGAAGATTTTGAAATGGCTGTGGCAAAAGTTATGAAACAAGATgctgaaaaaaattttactttaagaaaattatggaaataa
- a CDS encoding cutA, putative, which yields MHIFTILIMFFPLVTQKQKCNKLLLDSFFIKNFLKKNSLIKKTCYNKYYTVYNRKMSSKMDEDSPFIAVYVTTPNKDVAENISNVLLREKLASCVNIIPGILSLYHWKGEIAKDNEVLMMIKTKKHLFQEIVNSVKLNHPYEVPEVIAIPIQLGNKEYLDWISNSVKSVDNHGIK from the exons ATGCATATATTTACAATTTTGATAATGTTTTTTCCATTAGTTACACAAAAACAAAAGTGTAATAAATTACTTCttgattctttttttataaaaaattttctaaaaaaaaattcattaattAAGAAAACttgttataataaatattataccGTATATAACAGAAAAATGTCAAGTAAAATGGATGAAGATTCTCCTTTTATAGCAGTTTACGTAACAACACCTAACAAAGATGTTGCTGAAAAT attTCTAATGTATTATTAAGAGAAAAACTAGCGAGTTGTGTAAATATAATTCCTGGTATTCTAAGTTTATATCATTGGAAAGGAGAAATAGCT AAAGATAATGAAGTCTTAATGAtgattaaaacaaaaaaacatCTATTTCAGGAAATTGTGAATTCAGTAAAATTAAACCATCCATATGAAGTACCAGAG GTCATTGCTATTCCTATACAACTTGGGAATAAA GAATATTTAGATTGGATATCCAACTCAGTGAAGTCTGTTGATAATCATggcataaaataa